One part of the Bdellovibrio sp. KM01 genome encodes these proteins:
- a CDS encoding CFI-box-CTERM domain-containing protein gives MRLLKLSALFATSLFVSSMAMAASFTSVTIGGASYYDLTTTPSKPVIYGGFAGSCTGDGNSTCNSCTGSGLAPCNQNAAYPNLILTLTLTADVSLPTNGTVTVKIDDNSVSLNTAPYISGSTLTVKMLWSQICLKSANGVQDCSNNVDSDLVVTITGSGTTTTTVSATMHIITSAASTATYTDCPVGTTGAANTGFCNFTAFPGDSKMYTDPIVSEGYPTSTTGIDFRDLVFFYEEQIPADGNDPATTVGRITNASPTSVMPVSSTTFPPDVDDRLTGLTNGKTYCAVMANRDLAGNIYYFTPVATVDPTTLCATPEPVVGLLDDKHCFIATAAFGSDMAPEVQSFREFRNKYLIPYSWGQQFVKTYYKYSPKYAAMISQSETAKIAVRGILWPLLFFARLSVALGFWFALAITVFGCLTIWGLYRRLILGQNVRGEL, from the coding sequence ATGCGTCTGTTGAAGCTTTCCGCTTTATTTGCAACATCCTTGTTTGTGTCGTCGATGGCGATGGCGGCGTCGTTTACGTCAGTCACTATCGGTGGAGCTTCCTACTATGATTTGACGACAACCCCGTCCAAGCCTGTGATCTATGGTGGGTTTGCGGGGTCTTGTACTGGGGATGGAAATTCAACTTGCAACAGTTGTACGGGGTCTGGCTTGGCTCCTTGTAATCAAAACGCGGCTTATCCGAATTTGATTCTGACTCTGACCTTAACGGCGGATGTATCTCTTCCGACGAATGGAACGGTGACGGTAAAAATCGATGATAATTCTGTCAGTTTGAACACGGCTCCCTATATTTCCGGCAGTACGTTGACGGTAAAAATGTTGTGGTCGCAGATTTGTTTGAAATCTGCAAATGGCGTTCAAGACTGCTCTAATAATGTGGATTCGGATTTAGTGGTTACGATTACCGGCTCGGGAACCACGACGACGACGGTTTCAGCAACGATGCACATTATCACTTCTGCCGCGTCGACCGCAACTTATACGGATTGTCCTGTGGGTACAACGGGAGCAGCGAATACAGGTTTTTGCAATTTCACGGCGTTTCCGGGTGATTCGAAAATGTATACCGATCCTATCGTCTCTGAGGGGTATCCAACCAGTACGACAGGAATTGATTTCAGAGATTTGGTATTCTTTTACGAAGAACAAATTCCGGCGGATGGAAATGACCCGGCGACGACAGTGGGAAGAATTACGAATGCGTCCCCAACTTCCGTTATGCCAGTCTCGTCCACAACGTTTCCACCTGATGTCGATGATCGTTTAACGGGTCTAACAAATGGAAAAACTTATTGTGCTGTCATGGCGAATCGGGATCTTGCGGGAAATATTTATTACTTTACCCCAGTAGCCACGGTGGATCCCACGACTTTGTGTGCAACACCTGAACCAGTTGTGGGATTGCTTGATGATAAACATTGCTTCATCGCGACAGCGGCTTTTGGCAGTGACATGGCCCCTGAGGTTCAAAGTTTCCGCGAATTCAGAAATAAATATTTGATTCCATATTCCTGGGGTCAACAGTTCGTTAAGACGTACTATAAATACAGTCCAAAATACGCCGCAATGATTTCACAAAGTGAAACGGCTAAAATCGCCGTGCGCGGTATTTTGTGGCCGTTGTTATTCTTTGCTCGCTTAAGTGTCGCTTTGGGATTCTGGTTCGCGCTTGCAATCACAGTTTTCGGTTGCTTGACGATTTGGGGCTTGTACCGTCGCTTGATCTTGGGACAAAACGTACGAGGTGAACTATGA
- a CDS encoding HigA family addiction module antitoxin: MEFKNPFHPGEVLLEEFLIPMGISQAAFADKLGWTKAKLNELIKGKRGITAETALDLADQLGTSAKVWMNWQSSFDLDKARKDRAG; encoded by the coding sequence ATAGAGTTTAAAAATCCATTTCATCCGGGTGAAGTTTTGTTGGAAGAGTTCCTGATTCCCATGGGAATTTCTCAGGCAGCCTTTGCGGATAAGCTTGGTTGGACGAAGGCGAAACTAAACGAGCTTATTAAGGGCAAGCGGGGAATCACAGCTGAGACGGCCTTGGATTTGGCCGATCAGCTCGGGACGAGTGCGAAGGTGTGGATGAATTGGCAATCCAGTTTTGATTTGGATAAGGCTCGCAAAGATCGCGCGGGATAA
- a CDS encoding type II toxin-antitoxin system RelE/ParE family toxin has protein sequence MALLSWLENLLVKGYYSIRINDQWRITFKWQQDTALEVSIVDYHK, from the coding sequence ATTGCATTGTTGTCATGGTTAGAGAATTTGCTCGTTAAGGGTTACTACAGCATTCGAATAAATGATCAGTGGCGGATTACATTTAAGTGGCAGCAAGACACTGCTTTGGAAGTTAGTATTGTCGACTATCACAAATAA